From the Rhizobium sp. ARZ01 genome, the window AGGAGGCGATGCTTTAACGCACATCGCGACCCAAGGGGATCTGTTCGTAGCCCTGGCTTTTCAGATTTTGCGCAAATCAGTTCAGTAAAGCTGCCGCCTCTGTGGGGAGGGCATGCTTAGTGGACAATGCCGGCGTCCACCTTCCAGTGGTAGGTGCCCGCGTCATCCGGAACCATGAGCGCTCGCACCTGCGGGTGGCGCAGCGGAGTGCCGCTGTCATCCGGCAGCAGATTCTGCTCGGAGACGTAAGCGACATACTCGGTCTCGGCGTTCTCGGCGAAGAGATGATAGAACGGCTGGTCTTTTGACGGGCGGATTTCCGCGGGAATTGAATTCCACCATTCATCGGTATTGGCAAATTCCGGGTCGACGTCGAAGATCACACCGCGGAACGGATAGACCCGATGGCGAACCACGTCACCAATCCCGAATTTGGCATTCTTCATTTTCATATTTGGCCTTCCTTTCGAACTGAAATTTGGAAAGGGGCGTGCAAAACGCAAGGCCTTTGCCTTTCGTATACTAAGCCGGACACAAGATCCGGTGATTGATTTTGCACTGCACAAATTAGAGCATAGAACACGACCAATTGATATTGGCCTTTAGCCCAATATCACGCCTTCCTAATGTGACTGCGGCAGACGAGACCCAAAGAAAAACCCGGCATCGCTGCCGGGTTCCGTCGTTTGGCGAGGGCAGTGCCTCAGGCCGAGTAGTACATGTCGAATTCGACCGGGTGCGGGGTCATCTCGTAGCGCATGACCTCTGCCATCTTCAGTTCGATGTAGGCGTCGATCTGGTCGTCGTCGAAGACACCGCCGGCCGTCAGGAACTTGCGATCCTTGTCGAGGCTTTCCAGTGCTTCGCGCAAGCTGCCGCAGACGGTCGGGATCTTCTTGAGTTCCTTCGGCGGCAGGTCGTAAAGATCCTTGTCCATGGCCTTGCCGGGATGGATCTTGTTCTTGATGCCGTCGAGGCCTGCCATCAGCATGGCGGCGAAGCCGAGGTACGGGTTGCCGAGCGGGTCGGGGAAGCGGACCTCGACGCGCTTGGACTTCGGGCCGGTGCCGAACGGAATGCGGCACGATGCCGAGCGGTTGCGTGCGGAGTAGGCAAGCAGGACCGGAGCCTCATAGCCCGGGACGAGACGCTTGTAGGAGTTCGTCGTCGGGTTGGTGAAGGCGTTGATCGCCTTGGCGTGCTTGATGATGCCACCGATGTAGTAGAGGCAGGACTCAGAGAGACCAGCATACTCGTCGCCAGCGAACGTCGGCTTACCGTCCTTCCAGATCGACTGGTGCACGTGCATGCCCGAGCCGTTGTCGCCGAAAATCGGCTTCGGCATGAATGTTGCCGTCTTGCCATAGGCGTTGGCGACCTGATGGACGACGTACTTGTAGATCTGCATTTTGTCGGCGTTGCGCACCAGCGTGTCGAACTTGACGCCAAGTTCGTGCTGCGCGGCAGCCACTTCATGGTGCTGCTTCTCGACGACGACGCCCATTTCAGCCATGACGGTCAGCATTTCGGAGCGCATGTCCTGGCAGCTGTCGATCGGCGGGACCGGGAAGTAGCCGCCTTTGACGCGCGGACGGTGGCCGAGGTTGCCGGTCTCATAGTCGGTGTCGTCGTTTGACGGCAGTTCCGTGGAATCGAGCTTGAAGCCGGTGTTGTAGGGGTCAGCCTTGTACTTGACGTCGTCGAAAACGAAGAACTCCGGTTCGGGGCCGACGAAGATGGTGTCGCCGATGCCGGAGGCCTTCAGGTAGGCTTCGGCCTTCTTGGCGATGCCGCGCGGATCGCGGTTGTAGGATTCACCCGAGACGGGATCCAGGATGTCACAGAAGATGACCATCGTGGACTGGGCGAAGAAGGGGTCCATGTGGACGGTTGCCGGATCCGGCATCAGCACCATGTCCGACTCGTTGATGGCCTTCCAGCCGCCGATCGATGAACCGTCGAACATCACGCCGTCGGCGAACATGTCCTCGTCGACGCAGCCAACGTCCATCGTCACGTGCTGCAGCTTGCCCTTCACGTCGGTAAAGCGCAGGTCGACGAACTTAACGTCGTTTTCCTTGATTTGCTTCAGAATATCATTGGCAGTCGTCATATTTTGAAAGTTCCTGTGTGAGATGACGAGGTGAAACCTTGGCCGAACGGCCAGGTGGATGGGATGGGGTTAGATGGCGTCGATACCGGTTTCGCCGGTACGGATGCGGATGACTTCTTCAACGTTGGAAACAAAGATCTTGCCGTCGCCGATACGCCCGGTCTGGGCGGCATTGCGGATCGCCTCGATGACAGCCTCGACGTTCTCGTCTGCCAAGACGACTTCGACCTTAACCTTCGGCAGAAAATCGACCACGTACTCGGCGCCGCGATAGAGCTCCGTGTGCCCCTTCTGGCGCCCGAAGCCCTTTGCTTCGGTGACGGTGATGCCTTGCAGGCCGACTTCCTGAAGAGCTTCCTTCACTTCGTCCAGCTTGAAGGGCTTTATGATCGCCTCGATCTTTTTCATGAAAGAATGTCTCTCCGCTTCTCCCGTTTCGCAAGGCCGTGTGCCCGCTGCCATTCTTAATGCATGTCGCGTGCCAGTTTGGGAGTCCCATGCCAAATTTCGCTGAATGGACGATTTTGTCGCAGTACCCTGCGGCGCACCCTCACCAAAATGCGCGCAAATCCTAGGTCTCCAGATACGTCACCTGCCTAAATTTGCGTCGTACTGGCGCTGAATTCGGGTCGACTGGGTCGCTAGACGTCATCGGCATCTTCCGCTGCCGCTATAATGAGCACACGAGCTGTGCAGATGCCTATTGATTGCGCATTGAAAATGCTGTGGCACGGTTTGCGATTTGCGGGCATTGTCAGTGCATGCACATTGACCTTGAGACACTCGTTGTCACGCCCGCCGAAATGGACGGCATCGACCAGGCGGCTGCGGACAGCGGCATTGACAGCTTCGCGTTGATGGAGCGGGCCGGCCAGGCCGTGGCTGCGGCGGCCTTGCGGCACTATCCCGCCGCATTGCGCTTTGTGGTTCTTGCCGGGCCGGGCAACAACGGTGGCGACGGTTATGTGGCCGCGCGCGCGCTCGCCGCGTCCGGATGCGTTGTCGAATTGTTTGCTTTCGGATCTCCATCGGCCCAGGGAGAGGCCGGCAAGGCGAGGAAGCGCTACCTGGGGGCCGTTCGGCCGCTATCGGACTTCATGCCACGGGTGGGTGACGTCGTCGTCGATGCTCTTTTCGGCGCAGGGCTATCGCGTAACCTCGACGGTGAAGTCTGCGCGATTATCGAGCAGGTCAATGGACTCGCGATCCCGGTCGTGGCCATTGATCTTCCTTCCGGCGTGGATGGTCGCACGGGGGAGGTACGAGGCGCGGCACTGCAGGCTACCCGCACGATCACGTTCATGTGCCGGAAGCCTGGACACCTGCTGATGCCAGGGCGAGCGCTGTGCGGGGCCACCGAAGCTTTTGATATCGGCATTCCCGCCCGGATCGTATCGATGGCGTCCCACCACCTGCGCGTCAACGGGCCAGCTCTCTGGCGAATGAGCCTGCCGCATGCCGGGGCGGGTGCCCATAAATATGACCACGGCCATCTCGCGGTATTCTCCGGCGGGAGGCTCGCAACGGGCGCGGCGCGTTTGTCTGCCGTCGCCGGCTTGAAAGTCGGGGCAGGGTTGGTGACGTTGCTTTCACCAGCCGAGGCCGCTGGAGAGAATGCGACCCATTTGACTGCAGTCATGCTTCGGCAGATCGACAATGTGGAGGCGTTGAAGACGCTGCTCGCCGATCCGCGGCTTTCGGCCTTCATTCTTGGTCCCGGCTTTGGCGACTTGGCCCGGGCGCGCGACTACGTAATGGCACTTCGCGAACGTCCGCTGCTGCTGGATGCGGACGGTATTACGGCCTTTCGTGACAGGCCGCAGGAGCTTTTCGATGCTTTCGCAGGTGGGGCGACCCATCTCGTGCTTACGCCACACGACGGCGAGTTCGCGCGCATTTTTCCGGATGTTGCCGCCGACACCGCGTTGTCGAAGGTGGAACGGGCGAGACAGGCCGCCAGACGCAGCCACGCCGTGATTGTCCTTAAAGGTGCCGACACCGTCATCGCAGCACCGGATGGCCGTGCCCTTATCAACGTCAATGCGCCACCCTCGCTGGCAACGGCTGGCTCCGGCGATGTGCTCTCTGGCATCATCGGTGCCCATCTGGCGCAGGGCATGCCGGCCTTCGAAGCTGCAGCTGCCGGTGTCTGGCGCCACGGCGAGGCGGGCCGGCGCGCCGGCAACGGGTCGACGGCGGAAAACCTCATCAATTTCCTGAATGGCTTCGATCAAATCAAATGACTTGGATGCGGATCGGCCTTCGATAAAACTTTGCGAATCAAAGCATTTGGGAAACCGGTTTCATGGGCCTGATCGATATCGCTCTCCTCGTGCTCGTGGCCGCTGTCTGGGGCTTCAATTTCGTCGTCATCAAGATCGGCATCGCCAATTTCCCGCCGATCCTCTTTTCGGCGCTGCGCTTCCTCTTCGCCGCCCTGCCGCTCGTCTTTTTCCTGCCGCGACCGGCGGTATCCTGGCGGCTCATTCTGGGTATCGGCCTCGTACTGGGCGTGGTGAAATTCAGTTTCCTGTTCATCGGCATGGATGTCGGTCTTTCGGCCGGCCTTGCCTCGCTGCTGCTGCAATCGCAGGCCTTCTTCACCGTCATCCTGGCAGCACTGATCTACAGAGACCGGCCACGGCCGGTCCAGGTGTCCGGCATCCTGGTCGCCTTTGCCGGCATGGCCGTGATCGCGACCACCGTCGATGGCGGCTTCACCTTTGCGGGCCTTGCCCTCGTGCTTGCCGCAGGCCTTGCCTGGGCCTGCGCAAATCTGCTGATGAAGAAGGTCGGCAGCGTCGACATGCTCTCGCTGATGGTGTGGGTAAGCCTGGTTCCGCCAATTCCCCTTGCGATCATCTCGCTTGCGACTGAGGGTTTGGACCGAGACCTCGCGGCGCTACAAGCCCTCTCGTGGCAAGGGCTGGGGGCGGTTGCCTATATCGCCTACGTCGCGACGATCTTCGGCTTTGGGGTCTGGGGTTACATGATCCGAAAACACGGTGTCTCGACAGTGGCGCCGTTCTCACTGCTTGTCCCAGTCTTCGGTATGAGCTCATCAGCGCTGGTACTCGGCGAGAGCTTCGGCCCGATCCGGCTCGCTAGCGCGGTCTGCGTCGTCTGCGGGCTCGTCCTCACGGCGCTCGGACCGCGCCTCATCGACCGAACCCGCCGTCCGATTTCCGCTGCCTAACACACATCGCGCGTGTCTGATCTGGCGCGAGCGCCGTCCGCTCGCCGATATGCTTACTCCCGCGGTTGGGCGCGCTTTTGCAATTCCCTTGCGCCATTTGGCGCATTGACCTTGCCCGACGTGATGAAGAAGGCGAAGACGTCACGCGGTTGCTTGGGCGCCTCGTGCTGCGGGTCGACCAACGGCAAATCGTCCGGCTGGCCTCCATCCGCCCAGATTTTCATCCGGTTGGCCCATTCGTCGAGCGCTTTTGGCGGATAACAGGTCGGCATGTCGTCCGAGCCCCGCTGCAGCCGGGCATACACAAAATCCGCCGTGACGTCGGCCATCTCCGGGTACTCGTCGTGATGGGCGTAGACGATCGCAGCCTTGTACTTGCGCGCGAGCGCCGCAAACTCCGGCACCATGAAGGAGGGGTGGCGCGCTTCCAGCGCGTGGCGCAAGGGCAACCCGTCCAGCTTTTCCGGTAGAAGCTTGAGGAATGCCTCGAAATCGTCAGGCTCGAACTTTTTGGTCGGCGCGAATTGCCAGAGGATCGGGCCAAGATGCGGCCCCAATTCTGTCAGGCCTTGCGTCAGGAAGCGCTCGATGGATTCGCCGGCGTCCCCCAACACCTTGCGGTTCGTCGAGTATCGACTTGCCTTGAGCGAAAAGACGAAACCTTCAGGAACCTCCGAGGCCCACTTTGCGAAGGTCTCCGGCTTCTGGGAACTGTAATAGGTCCCGTTCACCTCAACCGCCGTCAGTTCACGGCTGGCGAATTCGAGTTGGCGCTTTTTCGACAGCTTTTCGGGATAGAACGTGCCCTCCCAGGGCTCGAAGGTCCAGCCACCGATGCCGGTTCGTATGGTTCCGGATTTGCTCATGTCTTGCGCCCTCGACAGACAGGATGGCTCACGTGCTAAGTCGACACAAAGAAGGGCTGCGAAATTTCCTGGAATACCGGCATGGCCTCCATGCTAGCGCAATGTGCGGCAAGCGCGGGATAGGCAGCCGGGATGATGAGACCCGGATGCGCCTCGCTTACGTGGCGCCAGGCGCATGCGACAGCGATGTCCGCATGGGTGATCCGCCCAAACCAGAATTGATGAGGCCGCACGACACGCTCGGCCTCGAGAGCCCCGAGCACTGTCGAAATCTGTGAGCGGCAGCGCTCGACGAAATAGGTCGACGGGGTCTCATGCAGGTGCAACTCGTAGAACAGGCTGACGCCCTTGTCGGCAAAGCCGGTGGCGAACGTCAGCACCTTCAACGCCTGCCGTCGTTCCGGCTCGGCCTGCGGCGTCAGACGCTGCTCTGCCGGTACCAGCCCGTCGACATAGTCCAGGATGGAATTGCTGTCGGCAACGATGTCGCCGTCATCGAGCACCAGGGTCGGGACCCGCATCAGCGGATTGATCGCCTGCACCTTCTCGCGCTGGCTGAACACCGACCAGGGCCGGTGTTCGAAAGGCAGGTCATAGAGGCGCATGGCGATCGCAACGCGACGCACATAGGACGAGTCATACTGGCCGATCAGGATCATTCGCTACTCCGCCGCCGCCTTCCGCATCGGTCGCCGCTCCAGCAGTTCCTTCAGGAAATGCCCGGTATAGGAGCGCTCAACTTTTACCACGTCCTCCGGCGTTCCCTGCGCGATCACCTCGCCGCCGCCATCGCCGCCTTCGGGACCGAAGTCTATGATCCAGTCAGCAGTCTTGATCACTTCCAGGTTGTGCTCGATCACGACAACTGAGTTGCCCTGGTTGACAAGCTCATGCAGCACTTCAAGCAACTTCGCTACGTCATGAAAATGCAAGCCGGTTGTCGGTTCGTCAAGAATGTAGAGCGTGCGACCGGTCGAGCGCTTGGATAGCTCCTTCGCGAGCTTGACGCGCTGCGCTTCGCCGCCCGAAAGCGTGTTTGCCTGTTGCCCAACCTTGATGTAGCCGAGCCCGACCTGATTCAACGTCACCAGCTTGTCGCGCACGGCCGGAACGGCGGCGAAGAACTCGACGCCTTCCTCGACCGTCATGTCCAGCACGTCGGCGATCGACTTGCCCTTGAAGTGCACGTCGAGCGTCTCGCGGTTGTAGCGCTTGCCGTGGCAGACGTCGCAGGTCACGTAGACGTCAGGCAGGAAGTGCATCTCGATCTTGATGACGCCGTCGCCCTGGCAGGCCTCGCAGCGGCCGCCCTTGACATTGAAGGAGAAGCGGCCCGGCTGATAGCCGCGGGCCTTTGCTTCCGGCAGGCCGGCAAACCAGTCGCGGATCGGCGTGAAGGCACCGGTATAGGTCGCCGGGTTCGAGCGCGGCGTGCGGCCGATCGGCGACTGGTCGATGTCGATCACCTTGTCGATGTACTCGAAACCGTCGATACGGTCGTGTTCCGCCGGGATTTCCCGAGCGCCCATTACGCGCCGGGCTGCGGACTTGTAGAGTGTTTCGATCAGGAACGTCGACTTGCCGCCGCCCGAGACGCCTGTGACGGCCGTGAACACGCCAAGCGGGATGGAAGCCGTGACATTCTTCAGATTGTTGGCACGTGCGCCGACAACGGTGATTTCCTTCTTCTTTTTCGGCTTGCGCCGCTCGGCCGGGACGGCAACGGCAAGTTCGCCGGAAAGATATTTGCCGGTCAGCGACCTAGAGTTGGCCATGATGTCAGACGGCGCTCCCTGGGCGATCACCTCACCACCGTGGATGCCGGCGGCGGGACCGATGTCGACGACATAATCGGCCGTCAGGATCGCATCCTCGTCGTGTTCAACGACGATCACCGTGTTGCCGATGTCGCGCAGGTGGCGCAGCGTGTCGAGCAGGCGGGCATTGTCGCGCTGGTGCAGGCCGATTGAGGGTTCGTCGAGAACATAGAGCACGCCCGTCAGGCCCGAACCGATCTGCGAGGCGAGCCGGATGCGCTGGCTTTCGCCGCCCGAAAGCGTGCCGGAATTGCGCGAAAGGCTGAGGTATTCGAGACCGACATCGTTCAGGAAGCGCAAGCGCTCGCGGATTTCCTTGAGAATGCGCACCGCAATTTCGTTTTGCTTGGCATTCATGTGACCGGGTAGGGTATCGAACCAGTCTCGGGCAACGCGGATCGACATGTCGGTGACGTGGCCGATGTGCAACTTGTCGATCTTCACCGCTAGCGCCTCCGGCTTCAGGCGGAAGCCGTTGCAGGCCGGGCAGGGGGCGGCGGACATGTAGCGCTCGATCTCCTCGCGGGCCCAGGCCGAATCCGTCTCCTTCCAGCGCCGCTCTAGGTTCGGCACGATTCCTTCGAAGGTCTTGGATGTCTTGTAGGAGCGCGCGCCGTCCTGGTAGTGGAATTCGATCTTCTCGTCGGTTCCGTAGAGGATGGCTTTCTGCCCCTCGGCGGATAGATCGGACCAGCGGTTGGAGAGCTTGAAGCCATAGGCCGCACCCAGCGCTTCCAGCGTCTGGTTGTAGTAGGGAGAGGAAGACTTGGCCCAGGGGGCGATCGCGCCGTCGCGCAACGTCCGCTGCGGTTCCGGCACGATGAGGTCGGGATCGATCTTCTGCTGGCTGCCGAGGCCATCACAGGTCGGGCAGGCGCCGAATGGATTGTTGAATGAAAACAGCCGCGGCTCGATTTCCGGGATCGTAAAGCCGGAAACCGGGCAGGCGAACTTTTCCGAGAACAGCACCCGCTCGTGCGTCTCGTTCAGCGACTTGTTGGCCGCGCCGCCTGCCGCAGTTTCTTCCGGAGGAAGCGGCTTGTCGGCGAATTCGGCGATCGCCAGCCCATCGGCCAGCTTGAGGCAGGTCTCGAGGCTGTCAGCGAGGCGGGCGGCGAGATCCGGGCGCACCACGACGCGATCGACCACCACGTCAATGTCGTGCTTGTACTTCTTGTCGAGCGCCGGCACGTCGGCGATCTCGTAGAACTGGCCATCCACCTTGACGCGCTGAAAGCCCTTCTTCATCAGCTCGGCGAGTTCCTTCTTGTACTCGCCCTTGCGGCCGCGAACGATCGGCGCCAGAATATAAAGACGGGTTCCCTCTCCGAAGTCGATGACGCGATCGACCATCTGGCTGACCGTCTGGCTCTCGATCGGCAGCCCGGTTGCGGGAGAGTAGGGCACGCCGACGCGAGCAAACAGCAGGCGCATGTAGTCGTAGATCTCGGTGACTGTTCCGACGGTCGAGCGCGGGTTCTTGGACGTCGTTTTCTGCTCGATCGAGATCGCCGGCGACAGACCGTCGATCTGGTCGACGTCCGGCTTCTGCATCATCTCCAGAAACTGGCGGGCATAGGCCGAAAGGCTTTCGACGTAGCGGCGCTGGCCCTCCGCATAAATCGTATCGAAGGCCAGCGAGGACTTGCCCGACCCCGAAAGGCCGGTCATGACGATCAGCTTGTTGCGCGGCAGGTCGAGGTCGATGCCCTTGAGATTGTGCTCGCGTGCGCCGCGAATGGAAATGGTCTTGAGTTCGCTCATGATGTTCCAGCGCCAGATGTCAGATCTCGGATGAAGTGTGGCTCTTCGGTCGCGCATCTATGTAGGGACTGGAACCTTGCTGTCCATGCGCGTTGCGACGAAACCCTGCCTCTTTCCGATTCGGTTGACAAGATGTTACGGATTTACTAGAACAAAAAAAGAACGAAATGCACGTGAATTTGATCTGTGGATTATCCGGCGCACGGGGCGGCGCGCGGAGCAAGCGGGCGTTAAGATAGCAGATCGGATTTCAAGGCCGGCAGCATGCCCGGCACGACAACAAGGACTGAACGGATGGCAGGCAGCGTCAACAAGGTAATCCTGATCGGGAACGTCGGCGCGGATCCCGAGATCCGCCGTACCCAGGACGGCCGCCCGATCGCCAACCTGCGCATTGCGACCTCCGAAACCTGGCGCGACCGCAATTCCGGCGAGCGCAAGGAGAAGACGGAGTGGCACACCGTCGTCGTTTTCAATGAAGGCCTGTGCAAGGTTGTTGAGCAATACGTCAAGAAGGGCGCCAAACTCTACATCGAAGGTCAGCTTCAGACACGCAAGTGGCAGGATCAGAACGGCAACGACCGCTACTCGACCGAAGTGGTGCTGCAGGGCTTCAACTCCACCCTCACCATGCTCGACGGGCGCGGCGAGGGCGGCGGTGACCGCCGTGGCGGCTCTGACTTCGGCGGCAGCGCGAATTATGGCGGCGGTGCGCCGAGCTACGATGACTACGGCTCGCAGCCGTCTTCCGGCGGAGGAAGCCGCGGCGGCGCGTCGTCGAATTTTTCGCGCGACATGGACGACGATATTCCGTTCTGACGAAAACCGCTTCTCCGGAGTGGCCCCCTCGATAGAGGGAGAGGCATTCCTGACATTCTCGCAACGCCGGCTGTTTCGCCGGCGTTTTGCGTTCTGCATGCTCGCCGCGTGCGCAACATGCGCCGTGGAAGCGCGGGCAGCAGGATTGCGAAGAGAACGCGGCAGGTAGGTTGGTAGGCTGAGAGCCTCAGATCACGAAAGCCGCCCGAGCGCCATCGACGACGAACTGCACCGCCAGCGCCGCGAGAATTACCCCCAGCAGGCGCGTCAGGATCGCGCGGCCGGTTACGCCAAGGTACCGGTCGACCCGTTCTGCGACGTAGAGCGTCACGTAGACGACGGCGACGCAAAGCGCGATAACGGCGATCAGCGCCGCGCGGCCCATGGGCGAGGAGAGCGACCCCGACAGCAGGATCGTAGCGGAAATGGCACCTGGCCCGGCGATCAGCGGCAAGGCGAGGGGAAACACCGCGATGTTGCGGATGTGATCCTTGGTGATTGCCACTTCCGAGGTCTTCTCCTTCCGCTCCTGTCGGCGCTCGAACACCATTTCGAAGGCAATGGTGAAGAGGAGAAGGCCGCCGGCGATGCGGAAAGCGGCAATGGATATGCCGAGCAAGCCGAGTATCCCGGCGCCAAAGACGGCGAAAGTGGCGAGGATTACGAAGGCGATGATGGAACCGCGCAAAGCCACCTGCTTGCGTTCAGCGCGGTTCATTCCAACCGTCAGGCCCAGGAAGATCGGCGCAAGCCCCGGCGGATCGAGCGTCACAAGCATGGTTGTGAGCGCATTGACGACCAATTCGAAATCGTACATCCGGCCATCCCCCTCGCCGATCCGTCGCATTCTTTTGACGCGCTCATGACGCCATTGATAGGGGAGAGGCGGAGCCAAGTGAAGGGGGAGGGAGAGACAGCCAGGAACATCGCCATCAAATTGCGGCAATTGGCGGATTTCTGGCAAAAGGCTGTTCAAAACCTCCCGCAAAATTGGCGCAGTTCAAGCCGTTAGGCTATAAAATCCCGACTGATTCTGAACAAAGATCGTGATCGAAATTGACAGAGCAAACGACCCCCGGCGGCAAGACCCCTCCCGGCATTGAGCCCATTTCCATTACCGCGGAAATGCAGCGGTCCTATCTCGACTACGCCATGAGCGTCATCGTGAGCCGCGCGCTGCCCGATGTCCGAGACGGCCTGAAGCCAGTGCATCGGCGCATCCTCTTCAGCATGGGCGAGATGGGGATCGACTGGAACAAGAAATATGTGAAGTGCGCCCGCGTCACCGGTGACGTGATGGGTAAATACCATCCGCATGGGGATGCCGCGATCTATGACGCGCTCGCACGTCTGGCGCAGGACTGGTCGCTCCGCCTGCCGCTGATCGATGGCCAGGGCAATTTTGGTTCCGTCGACGGCGATCCGCCGGCCGCACAACGCTATACCGAATGCCGTCTGGAGAAGGCTGCCCATAGCCTGCTCGACGACCTCGACAAGGAAACCGTCAACTTTCGCGACAACTATGACGGTACCATACAGGAACCATCGGTACTGCCGGCGAAGTTTCCGAACCTTCTCGTCAACGGTGCGGGCGGCATCGCCGTCGGCATGGCCACGAATATCCCCCCGCACAACCTCTCCGAGGTCATCAGCGGCTGCGTCGCGCTGATCGACAATCCGGCGATCGAGTTGCCGGAACTGATGCAGATCATCCCGGGACCGGACTTCCCGACCGGCGCCATGATTCTCGGCCGCGCGGGTATTCGGCAGGCCTACGAGACTGGCCGCGGCTCGGTCATCATGCGCGGCGTGGCCCGCATCGAGCCGATGCGCGGCGACCGCGAGCAGATCATCATCACCGAGATCCCCTATCAGGTGAACAAGGCGACGATGATCGAGAAGATGGCCGACCTCGTGCGCGAAAAGCGCATCGAGGGGATCTCGGATCTTCGCGACGAGTCCGACCGTGAGGGCTATCGCGTCGTCGTCGAATTGAAGCGCGACGCCA encodes:
- the hspQ gene encoding heat shock protein HspQ; the encoded protein is MKMKNAKFGIGDVVRHRVYPFRGVIFDVDPEFANTDEWWNSIPAEIRPSKDQPFYHLFAENAETEYVAYVSEQNLLPDDSGTPLRHPQVRALMVPDDAGTYHWKVDAGIVH
- the glnA gene encoding type I glutamate--ammonia ligase; protein product: MTTANDILKQIKENDVKFVDLRFTDVKGKLQHVTMDVGCVDEDMFADGVMFDGSSIGGWKAINESDMVLMPDPATVHMDPFFAQSTMVIFCDILDPVSGESYNRDPRGIAKKAEAYLKASGIGDTIFVGPEPEFFVFDDVKYKADPYNTGFKLDSTELPSNDDTDYETGNLGHRPRVKGGYFPVPPIDSCQDMRSEMLTVMAEMGVVVEKQHHEVAAAQHELGVKFDTLVRNADKMQIYKYVVHQVANAYGKTATFMPKPIFGDNGSGMHVHQSIWKDGKPTFAGDEYAGLSESCLYYIGGIIKHAKAINAFTNPTTNSYKRLVPGYEAPVLLAYSARNRSASCRIPFGTGPKSKRVEVRFPDPLGNPYLGFAAMLMAGLDGIKNKIHPGKAMDKDLYDLPPKELKKIPTVCGSLREALESLDKDRKFLTAGGVFDDDQIDAYIELKMAEVMRYEMTPHPVEFDMYYSA
- a CDS encoding P-II family nitrogen regulator, which translates into the protein MKKIEAIIKPFKLDEVKEALQEVGLQGITVTEAKGFGRQKGHTELYRGAEYVVDFLPKVKVEVVLADENVEAVIEAIRNAAQTGRIGDGKIFVSNVEEVIRIRTGETGIDAI
- a CDS encoding NAD(P)H-hydrate dehydratase is translated as MHIDLETLVVTPAEMDGIDQAAADSGIDSFALMERAGQAVAAAALRHYPAALRFVVLAGPGNNGGDGYVAARALAASGCVVELFAFGSPSAQGEAGKARKRYLGAVRPLSDFMPRVGDVVVDALFGAGLSRNLDGEVCAIIEQVNGLAIPVVAIDLPSGVDGRTGEVRGAALQATRTITFMCRKPGHLLMPGRALCGATEAFDIGIPARIVSMASHHLRVNGPALWRMSLPHAGAGAHKYDHGHLAVFSGGRLATGAARLSAVAGLKVGAGLVTLLSPAEAAGENATHLTAVMLRQIDNVEALKTLLADPRLSAFILGPGFGDLARARDYVMALRERPLLLDADGITAFRDRPQELFDAFAGGATHLVLTPHDGEFARIFPDVAADTALSKVERARQAARRSHAVIVLKGADTVIAAPDGRALINVNAPPSLATAGSGDVLSGIIGAHLAQGMPAFEAAAAGVWRHGEAGRRAGNGSTAENLINFLNGFDQIK
- a CDS encoding EamA family transporter; this translates as MGLIDIALLVLVAAVWGFNFVVIKIGIANFPPILFSALRFLFAALPLVFFLPRPAVSWRLILGIGLVLGVVKFSFLFIGMDVGLSAGLASLLLQSQAFFTVILAALIYRDRPRPVQVSGILVAFAGMAVIATTVDGGFTFAGLALVLAAGLAWACANLLMKKVGSVDMLSLMVWVSLVPPIPLAIISLATEGLDRDLAALQALSWQGLGAVAYIAYVATIFGFGVWGYMIRKHGVSTVAPFSLLVPVFGMSSSALVLGESFGPIRLASAVCVVCGLVLTALGPRLIDRTRRPISAA
- a CDS encoding DUF72 domain-containing protein, with amino-acid sequence MSKSGTIRTGIGGWTFEPWEGTFYPEKLSKKRQLEFASRELTAVEVNGTYYSSQKPETFAKWASEVPEGFVFSLKASRYSTNRKVLGDAGESIERFLTQGLTELGPHLGPILWQFAPTKKFEPDDFEAFLKLLPEKLDGLPLRHALEARHPSFMVPEFAALARKYKAAIVYAHHDEYPEMADVTADFVYARLQRGSDDMPTCYPPKALDEWANRMKIWADGGQPDDLPLVDPQHEAPKQPRDVFAFFITSGKVNAPNGARELQKRAQPRE
- a CDS encoding glutathione S-transferase family protein, whose amino-acid sequence is MILIGQYDSSYVRRVAIAMRLYDLPFEHRPWSVFSQREKVQAINPLMRVPTLVLDDGDIVADSNSILDYVDGLVPAEQRLTPQAEPERRQALKVLTFATGFADKGVSLFYELHLHETPSTYFVERCRSQISTVLGALEAERVVRPHQFWFGRITHADIAVACAWRHVSEAHPGLIIPAAYPALAAHCASMEAMPVFQEISQPFFVST
- the uvrA gene encoding excinuclease ABC subunit UvrA — its product is MSELKTISIRGAREHNLKGIDLDLPRNKLIVMTGLSGSGKSSLAFDTIYAEGQRRYVESLSAYARQFLEMMQKPDVDQIDGLSPAISIEQKTTSKNPRSTVGTVTEIYDYMRLLFARVGVPYSPATGLPIESQTVSQMVDRVIDFGEGTRLYILAPIVRGRKGEYKKELAELMKKGFQRVKVDGQFYEIADVPALDKKYKHDIDVVVDRVVVRPDLAARLADSLETCLKLADGLAIAEFADKPLPPEETAAGGAANKSLNETHERVLFSEKFACPVSGFTIPEIEPRLFSFNNPFGACPTCDGLGSQQKIDPDLIVPEPQRTLRDGAIAPWAKSSSPYYNQTLEALGAAYGFKLSNRWSDLSAEGQKAILYGTDEKIEFHYQDGARSYKTSKTFEGIVPNLERRWKETDSAWAREEIERYMSAAPCPACNGFRLKPEALAVKIDKLHIGHVTDMSIRVARDWFDTLPGHMNAKQNEIAVRILKEIRERLRFLNDVGLEYLSLSRNSGTLSGGESQRIRLASQIGSGLTGVLYVLDEPSIGLHQRDNARLLDTLRHLRDIGNTVIVVEHDEDAILTADYVVDIGPAAGIHGGEVIAQGAPSDIMANSRSLTGKYLSGELAVAVPAERRKPKKKKEITVVGARANNLKNVTASIPLGVFTAVTGVSGGGKSTFLIETLYKSAARRVMGAREIPAEHDRIDGFEYIDKVIDIDQSPIGRTPRSNPATYTGAFTPIRDWFAGLPEAKARGYQPGRFSFNVKGGRCEACQGDGVIKIEMHFLPDVYVTCDVCHGKRYNRETLDVHFKGKSIADVLDMTVEEGVEFFAAVPAVRDKLVTLNQVGLGYIKVGQQANTLSGGEAQRVKLAKELSKRSTGRTLYILDEPTTGLHFHDVAKLLEVLHELVNQGNSVVVIEHNLEVIKTADWIIDFGPEGGDGGGEVIAQGTPEDVVKVERSYTGHFLKELLERRPMRKAAAE